A genome region from Anastrepha obliqua isolate idAnaObli1 chromosome 4, idAnaObli1_1.0, whole genome shotgun sequence includes the following:
- the LOC129244660 gene encoding zinc finger protein GLIS2 homolog, whose translation MAVQNSQFPSSGLNSVFVPTSAYYQHLNAASAALAAYEGWTHLDFLSTHIAHSPSAPPDETLQMHHLRFPTPPITPPYNISAYKLATRPHTTATRTRSVIMKIGQDQSDSSMPPTPDHADDIAVDIVGLDDAAANTEALHHETGITMTTSTTSSASSTPKRSEYVCEWSGCDRDHSTLEALAAHVTKVHAVASPVDGLYYCRWNGCTRMRGFSARYKMLVHARTHTKEKPHQCHLCTKSFSRAENLKIHIRSHSGEKPYLCTYEGCHKAYSNSSDRFKHTRTHAMDKPYMCKVPGCQKRYTDPSSLRKHVKTFKHAIQLIGTAAVTPINRAIIGGAETAAAPSALQTHRPCIIPTLTQNAVTVAENHHLHSDAYSKGYSDTTIPVCQLCAPPPPPPHYYLHAMEEDICNIKAAQLDYYYATTDHSPATNSTASSNCCSSNVHGDQSTGFPMELETPLDLRVNRS comes from the exons ATGGCAGTACAAAATTCTCAATTTCCCAGCAGTGGCCTTAACTCTGTCTTCGTGCCAACGAGCGCTTACTACCAGCACCTGAATGCCGCCTCTGCCGCTCTAGCTGCCTATGAGGGTTGGACCCATTTGGACTTTCTGTCGACACATATAGCTCACTCGCCGTCCGCGCCACCTGATGAGACGCTACAAATGCACCACTTAAGATTCCCAACACCGCCAATAACACCACCATATAATATTAGCGCATACAAGCTAGCCACCCGTCCACATACAACGGCCACACGTACGCGATCGGTCATAATGAAAATTGGGCAGGATCAATCGGATAGTAGTATGCCACCAACACCAGAtcatgccgatgatattgctGTGGATATTGTTGGATTGGATGACGCCGCTGCTAACACTGAAGCGCTGCACCATGAAACTGGTATAACGATGACGACGTCAACCACTAGCAGCGCCAGCTCGACCCCAAAACGCAGTGAATACGTCTGCGAATGGAGCGGTTGTGACAG AGATCACAGCACCCTCGAAGCATTAGCCGCTCATGTAACCAAAGTTCATGCAGTCGCTTCCCCCGTCGATGGCTTGTACTATTGCCGTTGGAACGGTTGTACACGCATGCGCGGCTTCTCTGCCCGCTATAAGATGCTCGTACATGCACGCACCCACACCAAAGAGAAGCCCCATCAATGCCATCTCTGCACAAAAAGTTTCTCTCGAGCAGAAAATTTAAAGATTCACATTCGTTCACATTCGGGCGAGAAACCATACCTATGTACTTATGAAGGTTGCCATAAAGCCTATTCAAATTCGTCGGATCGTTTCAAGCACACCCGCACCCATGCTATGGATAAACCGTATATGTGTAAAGTGCCCGGTTGCCAGAAACGGTATACAGACCCATCATCGTTGCGCAAACATGTGAAAACTTTCAAACATGCTATACAATTGATTGGTACCGCTGCTGTTACACCCATCAATAGAGCCATTATTGGTGGAGCAGAAACGGCAGCAGCTCCATCTGCTCTACAGACACATAGACCCTGCATAATTCCAACTCTTACACAGAATGCCGTAACTGTAGCAGAAAACCACCATCTGCATTCTGATGCCTATTCAAAAGGTTACAGCGACACGACAATACCGGTTTGCCAACTCTGCGCACCGCCACCACCGCCACCTCACTACTATCTACATGCCATGGAAGAGGATATTTGCAACATCAAGGCAGCTCAACTCGATTACTATTATGCCACAACAGATCATTCTCCGGCCACTAACAGTACTGCATCCAGCAATTGCTGCAGTTCCAATGTACATGGCGATCAGAGTACTGGGTTCCCCATGGAACTAGAAACTCCCCTCGACTTGCGAGTGAATCGAAGTTGA
- the LOC129244661 gene encoding DNA repair protein XRCC2, translating to MACKIFNAFEGCMEELAYQRPALHDMDPEVFPSGAPFSKSLIEISGSSEAGKSMLLWRLMARCLTPTYFGGRNCDIIFIDLQHKFDMEHFARQIKRLVISSGEQYTTAELEEVVEKSLESVHLLNCYSSKDFDAALEFADGLLMKHSDCAMIAIDGLDRFYWLDTYVRRIRMQTHYVRNVERIRNLCERHGVCCAYTVDTNYLGVKKMGGVEGNAPGHVALRTNVNVEHRLYLQFRKNGERFLNERPVEIRDDGLHFINTQQ from the coding sequence atggcttgcaaaatatttaatgccTTTGAAGGGTGTATGGAGGAGTTAGCTTATCAGCGACCAGCGCTGCATGACATGGATCCAGAGGTATTTCCCAGTGGCGCACCTTTCAGCAAATCGTTGATTGAAATTTCTGGTTCATCGGAAGCGGGTAAAAGTATGCTTCTGTGGAGGTTGATGGCGCGTTGCCTCACGCCTACCTATTTTGGTGGTCGTAATtgtgatattatttttattgatttacaaCATAAATTCGATATGGAACACTTTGCACGGCAAATCAAACGTTTGGTGATTTCTTCTGGAGAACAATATACTACTGCTGAATTGGAAGAAGTGGTGGAAAAGTCCCTTGAATCGGTACATTTATTGAATTGTTACAGCTCAAAAGACTTCGATGCAGCTTTGGAATTTGCAGACGGATTGCTGATGAAACATTCTGATTGTGCAATGATAGCAATTGATGGATTGGATCGTTTCTATTGGTTGGACACATATGTGCGCCGTATACGTATGCAAACTCATTACGTGCGGAATGTAGAGCGGATACGAAATTTATGTGAGCGCCATGGTGTCTGTTGTGCGTACACTGTTGACACCAACTATTTAGGTGTAAAAAAAATGGGTGGAGTTGAAGGCAATGCTCCTGGTCACGTTGCATTGAGAACAAATGTGAATGTGGAACACAGGCTTTATCTGCAATTTCGAAAGAATGGCGAGCGTTTTCTTAATGAGAGGCCTGTGGAGATCAGAGATGATGGCTTGCACTTCATAAATACGCAGCAATAA